CGCGCCGCGCCCTGGTGACCCTGTGCATCGGCGGCGGCATGGGCGTCGCGACCATCATCGAGCGGGTGTGAGGAAAGAAATGGCCGAGAGCAAGACCATCCGCTGGGAGCAGGACGAAGACGGCATCGTCACCCTGACCCTCGACGACTCGAAGCAGTCGGCGAACACCATGAACGCCGACTTCCGCGAGTCGCTCGGCGTGACCGTCGACCGCCTCGAGGCGGAGAAGGACAGCATCACCGGCGTCGTCATCACTTCCGCCAAGAAGACGTTCTTCGCCGGCGGCGACCTGAACGACCTCATCCAGGCCAAGCCCGAGCACGCGGTCGAGCTGACCGAGGGCAGCGCCCTGATGAAGGGGCAGATGCGCCGCATCGAGCAGCTCGGCAAGCCGGTCGTCGCGGCGATCAACGGCGCCGCGCTCGGCGGTGGCCTGGAGATCGCGCTGGCGACGCACCACCGCATCGCCGCCGACGTCAAGGGCAGCCAGATCGGCCTGCCCGAGGTGACGCTGGGCCTGCTGCCCGGCGGCGGCGGTGTCGTGCGCACTGTCCGATTGCTGGGTATCCAGAGCGCGCTGCTGAACGTCCTGCTGCAGGGCCAGCGCCACCGCCCGGCCAAGGCGCTCGAGCTCGGTCTCGTGCACGAGCTCGTCGGCACGGTCGAGGAGCTCGTCCCCGCCGCGAAGGCGTGGATCAAGGCGAACCCCGAAGGCGGCGTCCAGCCGTGGGACGTCAAGGGCTACAAGATCCCGGGCGGCACCCCGTCGAACCCGAGCTTCGCGGCCAACCTCCCGGCGTTCCCGGCGAACCTGCGCAAGCAGATCAAGGGCGCGAACATGCCGGCGCCGCGGGCGATCCTGGCCGCTGCGATCGAGGGCGCGCAGGTCGACTTCGACACCGCGATCCAGATCGAGACGCGCTACTTCATCCACCTCGCCACCGGCCAGGTCTCGAAGAACATGACGAAGGCGTTCTTCTTCGACCTGCAGACGATCAACTCGGGCGGCTCGCGGCCGGACGGCTTCGAGAAGTACACCGCCAAGAAGGTCGGCGTGCTCGGCGCCGGGATGATGGGCGCCGCGATCGCGTACGTGTCCGCGAAGGCGGGCATCGACGTCGTCCTCAAGGACGTCTCGCTCGAGGCGGCCGAGAAGGGCAAGGGCTACGCGGAGAAGCTGGAGCAGAAGGCCCTCTCG
This genomic window from Amycolatopsis mongoliensis contains:
- a CDS encoding 3-hydroxyacyl-CoA dehydrogenase NAD-binding domain-containing protein; its protein translation is MAESKTIRWEQDEDGIVTLTLDDSKQSANTMNADFRESLGVTVDRLEAEKDSITGVVITSAKKTFFAGGDLNDLIQAKPEHAVELTEGSALMKGQMRRIEQLGKPVVAAINGAALGGGLEIALATHHRIAADVKGSQIGLPEVTLGLLPGGGGVVRTVRLLGIQSALLNVLLQGQRHRPAKALELGLVHELVGTVEELVPAAKAWIKANPEGGVQPWDVKGYKIPGGTPSNPSFAANLPAFPANLRKQIKGANMPAPRAILAAAIEGAQVDFDTAIQIETRYFIHLATGQVSKNMTKAFFFDLQTINSGGSRPDGFEKYTAKKVGVLGAGMMGAAIAYVSAKAGIDVVLKDVSLEAAEKGKGYAEKLEQKALSRGKTTQEKSDALLAKIKPTGDPADFAGVDFVIEAVFESVELKHKVFGEIESIVNADAVLGSNTSTLPITTLAEGVQRTEDFIGIHFFSPVDKMPLVEIICGEKTSPATLAKVFDYTLQIKKTPIVVNDSRGFFTSRVIGTFINEAVAALGEGVEPASIEQAGSQAGYPAPPLQLMDELTLTLPRKIRKETREAIEAAGGTWKAHASEAVIDRMLDEYDRKGRSTGAGFYEYDDEGKRVGLWPGLRDAFKSGSAEVPFEDLKERMLFAEALETVKCFDEGVLTSVADANIGSIFGIGFPAWTGGVIQYINQYEGGLQGFVDRARELAARYGDHFEPPASLVEKAAKGEIYE